In one Nocardioides sp. NBC_00368 genomic region, the following are encoded:
- a CDS encoding GvpL/GvpF family gas vesicle protein — translation MSAADPTTVVHAYGLVHRPRTLPDHGIAEADLRTIGFHDLEVVVSDLAAESFGEAAWAEHGEDTRWVTPVASAHHEVLQDLVDRGDVLPLQLPGIYRNDEALVAALESSRAHLEGVWRFLSGRVEWSLQVFPTSAPRKSEVPAPRSGREYLERRRSQQDERDEQRGRRERLLANTHEALAREAVASVVRAPLDSAVTGREEPMLLNSAYLVPREKERRFLRVAEEHHNQLVVDAGMRVEVSGPWPPYSFVGAGERRDDDLTGTAS, via the coding sequence GTGAGCGCCGCTGACCCGACCACCGTCGTCCATGCGTACGGCCTCGTGCACAGGCCCCGGACGCTGCCCGACCACGGCATCGCCGAGGCGGACCTACGCACCATCGGCTTCCACGACCTCGAGGTGGTCGTCAGCGATCTGGCCGCGGAGTCGTTCGGCGAGGCCGCGTGGGCAGAGCACGGCGAGGACACCCGCTGGGTCACGCCCGTCGCTTCGGCTCACCACGAGGTGCTCCAGGATCTGGTCGACCGCGGTGACGTGCTCCCGTTGCAGCTGCCGGGCATCTACCGGAACGACGAGGCGCTGGTCGCCGCGCTGGAGTCGAGCCGCGCCCATCTCGAAGGCGTCTGGCGGTTCCTGAGCGGACGTGTCGAGTGGTCGCTGCAGGTCTTCCCGACCTCGGCTCCGCGCAAGTCCGAGGTGCCCGCGCCCCGCAGCGGCCGGGAGTACCTGGAGCGACGCCGGTCCCAGCAGGACGAGCGCGACGAGCAACGCGGACGGCGCGAGCGCCTCCTGGCGAACACCCACGAAGCGCTGGCTCGCGAGGCGGTCGCGAGCGTGGTCAGAGCCCCTCTCGACAGCGCCGTGACCGGCCGCGAGGAGCCGATGCTGCTCAACAGCGCCTACCTGGTGCCACGTGAGAAGGAGCGGCGGTTCCTCCGGGTCGCCGAGGAGCACCACAACCAGCTGGTCGTCGACGCGGGCATGCGCGTCGAGGTGAGTGGCCCGTGGCCGCCCTACAGCTTCGTCGGTGCGGGGGAGCGGCGCGATGACGACCTGACCGGGACGGCGTCGTGA
- a CDS encoding GNAT family N-acetyltransferase, with product MSVIAPVDVHDDTALKAWYAVEAASMAFDRPYASHRTYEALANSVRMPHDHGRRVLLAAKEQGETIGIAELDLPEEERSHVVELGIHVLPVHRWRGVGTELWRAADDVRRTNGRTLTTAEVTIPPKSSLAFARALGFKSVRREDHLAADLPLPHKPFNVLGYEILMWEDRTPEELLAQFVGLRNQMGKEMPGKSQEDMVAHTADRIRSAEKSTARSYDRITAAAREILTGELVGYSVIFLAHGSDEAIQDDTFVKSAHRGHKLGLALKVATLAAVQRDHPERTSIHTWTDPSNDVMQRINRQFGFRKIELMHEVQRTDRW from the coding sequence GTGTCTGTGATCGCCCCCGTTGACGTCCACGATGACACCGCTCTGAAGGCTTGGTACGCCGTGGAGGCGGCATCGATGGCCTTCGACCGACCCTACGCGTCACATCGCACCTACGAGGCGCTGGCCAACTCGGTCCGGATGCCGCACGACCACGGCCGCCGGGTCCTGCTCGCTGCGAAGGAGCAGGGCGAGACGATCGGCATCGCCGAGCTCGATCTCCCCGAGGAGGAGCGCAGCCATGTCGTCGAGCTCGGGATCCACGTCCTTCCCGTGCACCGCTGGCGCGGCGTCGGCACCGAGCTGTGGCGAGCCGCCGACGACGTACGTCGCACCAACGGCCGCACCCTGACGACCGCCGAGGTGACCATCCCCCCGAAGTCCTCCCTGGCCTTCGCGCGGGCGCTCGGCTTCAAGTCCGTACGCCGCGAGGACCACCTCGCCGCCGACCTCCCCCTGCCGCACAAGCCCTTCAACGTGCTCGGCTACGAGATCCTGATGTGGGAGGACCGCACCCCCGAGGAGCTGCTGGCGCAGTTCGTCGGCCTGCGCAACCAGATGGGCAAGGAGATGCCGGGCAAGTCCCAGGAGGACATGGTCGCCCACACCGCCGACCGCATCCGCTCGGCGGAGAAGAGCACCGCCCGTTCCTACGACCGCATCACCGCCGCCGCCCGCGAGATCCTCACCGGCGAGCTCGTCGGCTACTCGGTCATCTTCCTGGCCCACGGCAGCGACGAGGCCATCCAGGACGACACCTTCGTCAAGTCCGCCCACCGCGGCCACAAGCTCGGCCTGGCCCTCAAGGTCGCCACCCTCGCCGCCGTCCAGCGCGACCACCCCGAACGCACCAGCATCCACACCTGGACCGACCCGTCCAACGACGTGATGCAGCGCATCAACCGACAGTTCGGCTTCCGCAAGATCGAGCTCATGCACGAGGTCCAGCGCACCGATCGTTGGTAG
- a CDS encoding gas vesicle protein, producing MSETPRTPVFVNNRPQPSSQNLADVLERVLDKGIVIVGDIQVRLLDIELLTIKVRLMVASVDRAREMGINWWEGDPFVSNLADEEKRDEELDLRKRLEALERSVGEQSQIVEGETSRERR from the coding sequence ATGAGCGAGACACCGCGTACGCCGGTCTTCGTCAACAACCGGCCCCAGCCATCTTCTCAGAACCTCGCCGACGTGCTCGAGCGCGTGCTCGACAAGGGCATCGTCATCGTCGGCGACATCCAGGTCCGGCTCCTCGACATCGAGCTGCTGACCATCAAGGTCAGGCTCATGGTCGCCTCGGTCGACCGCGCCCGGGAGATGGGCATCAACTGGTGGGAGGGCGACCCGTTCGTCAGCAACCTCGCGGACGAGGAGAAGCGGGACGAGGAGCTCGACCTCCGCAAGCGCCTCGAGGCGCTCGAGCGCAGCGTCGGCGAACAGAGCCAGATCGTGGAAGGTGAGACGAGCCGTGAGCGCCGCTGA
- a CDS encoding ribonuclease domain-containing protein, with protein MSGKNRSVLTIVKLLLAALVATTGLVGAGLATAPSASAYYNPSCTHSGCAEARSSNSTWKSMGYPSSRGWYDWAPTGTCNFAGGTYNNYEGELPTGRSYLEFDVTPRACGAARQSYRIVVDRSSGAVYFTPDHYSTFYKLV; from the coding sequence ATGTCCGGGAAGAACCGCTCCGTGCTCACCATCGTCAAGCTGCTGCTCGCAGCCCTCGTCGCCACCACCGGCCTCGTCGGTGCCGGTCTCGCCACCGCTCCGTCCGCGAGCGCCTACTACAACCCGAGCTGCACCCACAGCGGCTGTGCGGAGGCGCGCAGCTCCAACAGCACCTGGAAGTCGATGGGCTATCCCTCCAGCCGCGGCTGGTACGACTGGGCCCCCACCGGAACCTGCAACTTCGCCGGCGGCACCTACAACAACTACGAGGGCGAGCTGCCTACCGGCCGCTCCTACCTCGAGTTCGACGTCACCCCGCGCGCCTGTGGCGCCGCGCGTCAGTCCTACCGGATCGTCGTCGACCGCAGCTCCGGTGCGGTGTACTTCACCCCGGACCACTACAGCACCTTCTACAAGCTGGTCTGA
- a CDS encoding transglycosylase domain-containing protein, which produces MKKVLKAFFVLILVGALIGTLGVIVAYNAIPIPNANAAYEKETSFVYYRGGKEELGRYIADSQDRDSLPYDEIPQLMKDAAVAAEDRTFWTNSGIDIKGILRAVVNNNTGGTQSGASTITQQYVKNLYLTQERTYTRKVKEAVISLKISRQKSKEEILAGYLNTIYFGRGAYGIEAASNAYFDKPAAKINLREAAALAAILNDPNDLDPSNGEESVAELDGRYRYVINSMVKMGMVDAAEGEEAKASLPKFKKPRSDSRYGGQKGHALKLVRDELLKLEDEQGNQLVTEDEINGGGLRITTTLTKKTMKTVEDAVNDVRPEDKKAYVEGDVSDELHVGAATVDVKTGALRGFYGGQDYLESQINWAASSATMAGSTMKPFTLAAALRAGYSLKDSWNGNSPMEFPGGVSIRNSGQSAADPYGHSYGANVSSLQAMEDSINTAFVEMSDSLPNGSKDVYDMAVRAGIPRGDRSDANYPGIPMKSGGDMRPDNFLLTLGNSTVSPINMANSYATIANGGMHNDVFVVSKVVDADGTVLYEHDDTETSRRAMDEEVADDTSYALQQVVSSGTGQAASAVVQPAAGKTGTATNDKDEVSSAWFVGYTPQLSTAVAYSRGQGSGALDGWLDTFFGADYPADTWVEIMGPLTDELDYEQFPEPAWLDGDAPEEGHAPYVPPSPDPEPTKEPSPSNTPVPSQTPTPTPTPTPTPTPTPTPTPTKSPGPPDPDPEDPSTEPGPV; this is translated from the coding sequence GTGAAGAAGGTTCTGAAGGCCTTCTTCGTGCTGATTCTGGTGGGCGCGCTGATCGGCACCCTGGGTGTGATCGTGGCCTACAACGCCATCCCGATCCCGAACGCCAACGCGGCCTACGAGAAGGAGACCTCCTTCGTCTACTACCGCGGTGGCAAGGAGGAGCTCGGCCGCTACATCGCCGACTCCCAGGACCGCGACTCGCTGCCGTACGACGAGATCCCGCAGCTGATGAAGGACGCCGCGGTCGCCGCCGAGGACCGCACCTTCTGGACCAACAGCGGCATCGACATCAAGGGCATCCTGCGCGCTGTGGTCAACAACAACACCGGCGGCACCCAGTCCGGCGCCTCGACGATCACGCAGCAGTACGTCAAGAACCTCTACCTCACCCAGGAGCGCACCTACACCCGCAAGGTGAAGGAAGCGGTCATCTCGCTGAAGATCAGCCGGCAGAAGTCCAAGGAGGAGATCCTCGCCGGCTACCTCAACACCATCTACTTCGGCCGCGGTGCCTACGGCATCGAGGCGGCGTCCAACGCCTACTTCGACAAGCCGGCCGCGAAGATCAACCTCCGGGAGGCAGCCGCGCTGGCCGCCATCCTCAACGACCCCAACGACCTCGATCCCAGCAACGGCGAGGAGTCGGTTGCCGAGCTCGACGGCCGCTACCGCTACGTCATCAACTCGATGGTCAAGATGGGCATGGTCGACGCCGCCGAGGGGGAGGAGGCCAAGGCCTCGCTGCCGAAGTTCAAGAAGCCGCGCTCCGACAGCCGCTACGGCGGCCAGAAGGGGCACGCGCTCAAGCTCGTGCGCGACGAGCTCCTCAAGCTCGAGGACGAGCAGGGCAACCAGCTGGTCACCGAGGACGAGATCAACGGCGGCGGCCTGCGGATCACCACCACACTGACCAAGAAGACGATGAAGACCGTGGAGGACGCGGTCAACGACGTACGTCCGGAGGACAAGAAGGCGTACGTCGAGGGCGACGTCTCCGACGAGCTCCACGTCGGCGCGGCCACCGTCGACGTCAAGACCGGCGCCCTGCGCGGCTTCTACGGCGGCCAGGACTACCTCGAGTCGCAGATCAACTGGGCCGCGAGCAGCGCCACCATGGCCGGGTCGACGATGAAGCCGTTCACCCTCGCCGCCGCGCTCAGGGCGGGCTACTCGCTCAAGGACAGCTGGAACGGCAACTCGCCGATGGAGTTCCCCGGGGGCGTGAGCATCCGCAACTCCGGCCAGAGTGCTGCCGACCCGTACGGCCACAGCTACGGAGCCAACGTCAGCAGCCTCCAGGCGATGGAGGACTCGATCAACACCGCCTTCGTGGAGATGTCCGACTCGCTGCCCAACGGCAGCAAGGACGTCTACGACATGGCCGTACGCGCCGGCATCCCGCGCGGTGACCGCAGCGACGCCAACTACCCGGGCATCCCGATGAAGTCCGGCGGCGACATGCGTCCCGACAACTTCCTGCTCACGCTGGGCAACTCGACGGTCAGCCCGATCAACATGGCCAACTCCTACGCCACGATCGCCAACGGGGGAATGCACAACGACGTCTTCGTCGTCTCCAAGGTGGTCGACGCCGATGGCACGGTCCTCTACGAGCACGACGACACCGAGACCAGCCGGCGGGCGATGGACGAGGAAGTCGCCGACGACACCTCCTACGCCCTCCAGCAGGTCGTCTCCAGCGGCACCGGCCAGGCCGCCAGCGCGGTGGTCCAGCCGGCCGCCGGCAAGACCGGCACCGCGACCAACGACAAGGACGAGGTCTCCTCGGCCTGGTTCGTCGGCTACACCCCGCAGCTCTCCACCGCCGTCGCCTACAGCCGCGGACAGGGCAGCGGTGCCCTCGACGGCTGGCTCGACACGTTCTTCGGCGCCGACTATCCGGCCGACACCTGGGTCGAGATCATGGGCCCGCTGACCGACGAGCTCGACTACGAGCAGTTCCCCGAGCCGGCCTGGCTCGACGGCGACGCCCCGGAGGAGGGTCACGCGCCCTACGTCCCGCCGAGCCCCGACCCGGAGCCGACCAAGGAGCCGTCGCCGTCGAACACCCCGGTGCCGTCCCAGACGCCGACGCCCACTCCGACGCCGACCCCCACTCCGACGCCGACGCCCACTCCGACGCCGACCAAGTCGCCCGGTCCTCCGGATCCTGATCCCGAGGACCCGTCGACCGAGCCCGGGCCCGTCTGA
- a CDS encoding gas vesicle protein GvpG has product MGLITQLLTLPIAPVRGVVWVGEKILEEAESQYYDPAAIQAALDDVDARHQAGELTDEEAAALEEELVQRLMAGGWHD; this is encoded by the coding sequence ATGGGGCTGATCACCCAGCTGCTCACCCTGCCGATCGCGCCCGTACGCGGTGTGGTCTGGGTCGGCGAGAAGATCCTCGAGGAGGCCGAGAGCCAGTACTACGACCCGGCCGCGATCCAGGCCGCGCTCGACGACGTCGACGCCCGCCATCAGGCAGGTGAGCTGACCGACGAGGAGGCGGCCGCCCTCGAGGAGGAGCTGGTGCAGCGGCTGATGGCCGGAGGCTGGCATGACTGA
- a CDS encoding GvpL/GvpF family gas vesicle protein produces MPVHIYGVTDTSVAIPADRKGRASRPLRRIDGDGLRVLVSDVDADSRVMREDLMAHAHALEAMAAAGTVLPMQFGVEMPDDDTVRHELIESRGGEIRSLLERFDGLLQLSVSVELNEEEALREALRRDPDLVALRDHVRRASPGERPSSELRLGEAMAGALDMLRAEVGDRVVDELVAVARAVSLGEARGALQAVEAALLVERDRQSEVDATVTTLRDDLTPLAALRYVGPQPPYAFLDAASSEVPAWG; encoded by the coding sequence GTGCCTGTCCACATCTACGGAGTCACGGACACCTCGGTCGCCATCCCTGCGGACCGGAAGGGACGAGCCTCACGTCCGCTGCGTCGCATCGACGGCGATGGTTTGCGGGTGCTCGTGAGCGACGTGGACGCCGACTCGCGCGTGATGCGCGAGGACCTGATGGCCCACGCCCACGCGCTCGAGGCGATGGCCGCGGCCGGCACGGTGCTGCCGATGCAGTTCGGCGTCGAGATGCCGGACGACGACACTGTACGCCACGAGCTGATCGAGAGCCGGGGCGGAGAGATCCGCTCGCTCCTGGAGCGGTTCGACGGCCTGCTCCAGCTCAGCGTGTCGGTCGAGCTGAACGAGGAGGAAGCCCTCCGGGAGGCGCTGCGACGCGATCCTGACCTCGTCGCCCTGCGCGACCACGTACGGCGTGCGAGCCCGGGGGAGCGGCCCTCGTCCGAGCTGCGCCTGGGCGAGGCGATGGCCGGCGCGCTCGACATGCTGCGGGCCGAGGTCGGCGACCGTGTCGTCGACGAGCTGGTTGCGGTCGCCCGGGCCGTCTCGCTCGGCGAAGCCCGTGGAGCGCTGCAGGCGGTCGAGGCCGCGCTGCTGGTCGAGCGCGACCGACAGAGCGAGGTCGACGCGACGGTGACCACCCTGCGCGACGACCTGACGCCGTTGGCAGCCCTTCGCTACGTCGGCCCGCAGCCACCGTACGCATTCCTCGATGCCGCGTCGTCGGAGGTGCCCGCATGGGGCTGA
- the gvpJ gene encoding gas vesicle protein GvpJ, protein MTLEHSPALDETSLVDLVDRLIDGGVVVGGDIVLSLAGVDLVYLGLRLVLAPAHKVSPPDSGRQR, encoded by the coding sequence GTGACGCTCGAGCATTCCCCGGCCCTCGACGAGACGTCGCTCGTCGACCTCGTCGACCGTCTGATCGACGGCGGTGTCGTCGTGGGCGGCGACATCGTGCTGTCGCTCGCGGGCGTCGACCTCGTCTACCTCGGCCTGCGCCTGGTGCTCGCCCCCGCCCACAAGGTCTCGCCGCCCGACTCCGGGAGGCAGCGGTGA
- a CDS encoding SRPBCC family protein, with protein sequence MTEQTRKKAASDTEDSGLLSQLPVDRLRKEVLGLSRAFGKRSLSKLGSGVEGLTDRLTGIADGVPSMRGAKGSKGGSTVKAGAKAAVDKVTAPVGKVKNTAAQVKDTATQVKDTVDKVSGGLNKSEQPTGKKLKVTNIVETVDVPVSRDVAYEQWTQFEEFPSFMKKVENVTQEDDQVVTWQAQVFWSHRTWKATILDQVPNEHIVWKSESEKGRIDGAVTFHELAPNLTRILVSLEYHPKGLFEHTGNLWRAQGRRVRLEMKHFRRHVANHTLLHREEIEGWTGEIHDKEVVDDGSGEGSERGQKNGSEKRREQSGRTKARTTSSSRSSEKSSSSSTTGNGSSNSRSSANGSSGDKPQARRTTAKKAAAKRPAAKKTAAKKTAAQKPAAKKTTTTRRPTKQSASKQSASKQSASKQSASKQSASKQSASKRSASKQSASKQSPSRRTSSGSSTKAS encoded by the coding sequence ATGACGGAGCAGACACGCAAGAAAGCGGCTTCCGACACGGAGGACTCGGGCCTTCTGTCGCAGCTCCCCGTCGATCGGCTGCGTAAGGAGGTCCTGGGCCTCAGCCGCGCCTTCGGGAAGCGGAGCCTGAGCAAGCTGGGCAGCGGCGTCGAGGGGCTCACCGACCGACTGACCGGCATCGCCGACGGTGTCCCTTCGATGAGAGGGGCGAAGGGGTCCAAGGGTGGCTCGACCGTGAAAGCGGGGGCGAAGGCGGCCGTCGACAAGGTGACGGCGCCGGTCGGCAAGGTGAAGAACACCGCCGCCCAGGTCAAGGACACGGCGACTCAGGTCAAGGACACCGTTGACAAGGTCTCGGGCGGTCTCAACAAGAGCGAGCAGCCCACCGGCAAGAAGCTCAAGGTGACCAACATCGTCGAGACCGTCGACGTACCCGTCAGCCGGGACGTCGCCTACGAGCAGTGGACCCAGTTCGAGGAATTCCCGTCGTTCATGAAGAAGGTCGAGAACGTCACCCAGGAGGACGACCAGGTCGTGACCTGGCAGGCCCAGGTGTTCTGGTCCCACCGCACGTGGAAGGCAACCATCCTCGACCAGGTTCCGAACGAGCACATCGTGTGGAAGAGCGAGAGCGAGAAGGGACGCATCGACGGCGCGGTCACCTTCCACGAGCTCGCGCCGAACCTGACCCGGATCCTCGTCTCGCTCGAGTACCACCCGAAGGGCCTCTTCGAGCACACCGGAAACCTCTGGCGGGCCCAGGGGCGCCGGGTTCGCCTGGAGATGAAGCACTTCCGGCGTCATGTGGCCAACCACACGCTTCTCCACCGCGAGGAGATCGAGGGGTGGACGGGCGAGATCCATGACAAGGAGGTCGTGGACGACGGTTCCGGCGAGGGGTCGGAGAGAGGGCAGAAGAACGGCTCGGAGAAGCGTCGGGAGCAGAGCGGGAGGACGAAGGCCCGTACGACGAGCAGCTCCCGGAGCTCCGAGAAGTCGTCGTCGAGCAGCACGACGGGCAACGGGTCTTCCAACAGCAGGTCTTCCGCGAACGGGTCGTCCGGTGACAAGCCGCAGGCGAGGAGGACGACCGCGAAGAAGGCCGCTGCCAAGAGGCCGGCAGCCAAGAAGACAGCTGCGAAGAAGACGGCTGCCCAGAAACCGGCGGCCAAGAAGACCACGACCACGCGGCGCCCGACGAAGCAGAGTGCGAGCAAGCAGAGCGCGAGCAAGCAGAGCGCGAGCAAGCAGAGCGCGAGCAAGCAGAGCGCGAGCAAGCAGAGCGCGAGCAAGCGGAGCGCCAGCAAGCAGAGCGCCAGCAAGCAGAGCCCGAGCAGGCGTACGTCCTCCGGCTCCTCCACGAAGGCATCCTGA
- the gvpJ gene encoding gas vesicle protein GvpJ — protein sequence MTITQQNRYLDRPAPSSLADVIDTILDKGLVIDIYVRVSLVGIELLTIDARIVIASVDTYLRFAEAVNRLDLTDTQTHGIPELIEGVTESGAKGKTSGAIEGAKEKLGSILGGDDEDSDEDADKDADEDDDEDQGQGRKQPARRTRKSTSRQTKAKED from the coding sequence ATGACCATCACCCAGCAGAACCGGTACCTCGACCGCCCGGCTCCGAGCAGCCTCGCCGACGTCATCGACACGATCCTCGACAAGGGTCTGGTGATCGACATCTATGTGCGTGTCTCGCTAGTCGGCATCGAGCTGCTGACGATCGACGCCCGCATCGTGATCGCCAGCGTCGACACCTACCTACGCTTCGCCGAGGCGGTGAATCGGCTGGACCTCACCGACACCCAGACGCACGGCATCCCGGAGCTGATCGAGGGGGTGACCGAGTCCGGGGCCAAGGGGAAGACATCCGGAGCGATCGAAGGAGCCAAGGAGAAGCTGGGGAGCATTCTCGGCGGCGACGACGAGGACTCCGACGAGGACGCCGACAAGGACGCAGACGAGGACGACGACGAGGACCAAGGCCAGGGTCGCAAGCAGCCGGCTCGGCGTACTCGGAAGAGCACGTCCAGACAGACGAAGGCGAAGGAGGACTGA
- a CDS encoding response regulator transcription factor produces the protein MIRVLLADDHAAIRAGLRMLLATAGDIEVVGEAADGATAVANARALRPDVVLMDVRMPGTDGVTATRQVVDEGLADVLVLTTFDLDEYVFGALRAGAAGFLLKSAEASALIDAVRHVAAGDGVVAPEVTRRVLAELTNPRQPSAAATETRLPADLTPRERDVLAALGQGLSNADIAERLVISEATAKTHVSRVLAKLEVTSRVQAAIVAREAGVV, from the coding sequence ATGATCCGTGTCCTGCTCGCCGACGACCACGCGGCCATCCGGGCGGGCCTGCGCATGCTGCTGGCCACCGCCGGCGACATCGAGGTGGTGGGGGAGGCCGCCGACGGCGCGACCGCGGTCGCCAACGCCCGCGCGCTGCGTCCCGACGTCGTGCTGATGGACGTACGCATGCCGGGCACCGACGGCGTGACCGCCACCCGCCAGGTCGTGGACGAGGGGCTCGCCGACGTACTCGTGCTCACCACCTTCGACCTGGACGAGTACGTCTTCGGTGCGCTGCGCGCCGGAGCAGCCGGGTTCCTGCTCAAGTCGGCGGAGGCCTCCGCGCTGATCGACGCGGTCCGGCACGTCGCCGCCGGTGACGGCGTGGTCGCCCCGGAGGTGACCCGCCGGGTGCTCGCCGAGCTGACCAACCCGAGGCAGCCGTCCGCGGCTGCCACCGAGACGCGGCTTCCGGCCGATCTCACCCCGAGAGAGCGCGATGTGCTGGCGGCCCTGGGCCAGGGTCTGTCCAACGCCGACATCGCGGAGCGGTTGGTGATCTCCGAGGCGACCGCGAAGACCCACGTGTCCCGGGTCCTGGCGAAGCTCGAGGTCACCTCGCGGGTCCAGGCGGCGATCGTGGCCCGCGAGGCCGGCGTCGTCTGA
- a CDS encoding sensor histidine kinase, which produces MDRPTLLQQLPAALLGGGTSLRAGDRRLAWLDAGVVLVAGIALYALGQVGTVRGLHPFGLGSDNAPSWWHLLPLALAAGALVLKRRRPLAAMTVVALCVGADLLIGGSVAMVVVLWDALFAVHLHGSLPARRLTTGTVVAVIAAAVIATAAATADPRTPAVLALTLVALVVTPMWWGDNVRQGSELADAADERARLERERSAALLRLADAERHDAVRAERSAVARDLHDVVASHLSAIALTSGAALAGDQDPERDRAALRSVRAESLASLDDMRAMIRVLRADEEPGEAEDLTAASRTADLGPVLEQARLAGLSLRVEDPGGLLDGADHALPVAVDHAVYRIVRESLTNVLKHGGGTAELRLIPGDALEVEVSDEGGANAPAVETGVGTGTGLVSMRERAEALDGTFEAGPAGSGWWVRAVLPLPAATTSADSAPEGGTSA; this is translated from the coding sequence GTGGACCGCCCGACCCTGCTGCAGCAGCTGCCCGCGGCGCTTCTCGGCGGTGGCACCAGTCTGCGCGCCGGGGACCGGCGCCTGGCCTGGCTCGATGCCGGCGTCGTCCTCGTCGCCGGCATCGCGCTCTACGCGCTGGGCCAGGTGGGGACCGTACGCGGCCTGCACCCGTTCGGCCTCGGCTCCGACAACGCTCCGTCCTGGTGGCATCTGCTCCCGCTTGCGCTCGCGGCCGGCGCGCTCGTGCTCAAGCGTCGTCGGCCGCTGGCCGCCATGACCGTGGTCGCCCTCTGCGTCGGAGCGGATCTGCTGATCGGGGGCAGCGTCGCGATGGTGGTGGTGCTCTGGGACGCCCTCTTCGCGGTCCACCTGCATGGATCGCTCCCGGCACGCCGCCTCACGACGGGGACGGTCGTCGCGGTCATCGCAGCCGCGGTCATCGCCACCGCGGCGGCCACCGCCGACCCGCGCACGCCCGCCGTGCTCGCGCTCACCCTCGTCGCGCTCGTGGTCACGCCGATGTGGTGGGGAGACAACGTACGTCAGGGCAGCGAGCTCGCCGACGCGGCGGACGAACGTGCCCGGCTCGAGCGTGAGCGCAGCGCCGCGCTGCTGCGCCTGGCCGACGCCGAGCGGCACGACGCTGTCAGGGCGGAGCGCTCCGCGGTCGCCCGCGACCTCCACGACGTGGTCGCCTCGCACCTGTCGGCCATCGCGCTCACCTCGGGCGCGGCGCTGGCCGGCGATCAGGACCCCGAGCGGGACCGGGCGGCGCTGCGGTCGGTGCGGGCCGAGAGTCTGGCCTCCCTGGACGACATGCGTGCCATGATCCGGGTACTGCGTGCGGACGAGGAGCCTGGGGAGGCCGAGGATCTCACCGCCGCCTCCCGCACGGCCGACCTCGGCCCGGTCCTGGAGCAGGCCCGGCTGGCCGGTCTGTCGCTGCGGGTCGAGGACCCCGGCGGGCTGCTCGACGGCGCAGACCACGCGCTGCCGGTGGCGGTCGACCACGCCGTCTACCGGATCGTGCGCGAGTCCCTCACCAACGTGCTCAAGCACGGTGGCGGCACGGCTGAGCTGCGGCTGATCCCCGGAGACGCCCTCGAGGTCGAGGTGAGCGACGAGGGCGGCGCGAACGCCCCGGCCGTCGAGACCGGGGTCGGCACCGGCACCGGGCTGGTCTCGATGCGCGAGCGCGCCGAAGCTCTCGACGGCACCTTCGAGGCCGGCCCTGCCGGCAGCGGCTGGTGGGTGCGCGCCGTTCTCCCGCTGCCCGCGGCGACCACGAGCGCCGACAGCGCGCCGGAAGGAGGTACGAGCGCATGA
- a CDS encoding gas vesicle protein GvpO, with translation MTDSSLSTIAEHVLEELEALVGCPAEGVTAIRRDDDGWIVTADILELERVPETTDVLASYEVTVDKDGEITGYRRVNRYLRAQVDDR, from the coding sequence ATGACTGACTCGTCCCTGTCGACGATCGCCGAGCACGTGCTCGAGGAGCTCGAGGCGCTGGTGGGCTGCCCCGCCGAGGGCGTGACCGCGATCCGTCGCGACGACGACGGTTGGATCGTCACCGCGGACATTCTCGAGCTCGAACGAGTCCCGGAGACCACCGACGTGCTCGCCTCCTACGAGGTGACCGTCGACAAGGACGGTGAGATCACCGGCTACCGCCGCGTCAACCGTTACCTCCGAGCCCAGGTGGACGATCGATGA